One genomic window of Roseateles sp. DAIF2 includes the following:
- a CDS encoding amino acid ABC transporter permease has product MTWDWQVFCKNTIDGEVMPRCFGNGGDITYLDWMLSAWGWTLSVALLALVVALLVGSLMGILRTTPSKLLVAIGNAWTELFRNVPLLVQVFLWYHVLPSLITPLRGVPSFILVVFALGFFTSARVAEQVKAGIQSLPKGQRYAGLAMGFSLPQTYRYVLLPMAFRIVIPPLTSESMNIIKNSSVAFAVSIAELTMFAMQAQEETSRGIEVYLAVTGLYFVSAFFINRIALFIENRVQVPGMVGSK; this is encoded by the coding sequence ATGACTTGGGATTGGCAGGTGTTCTGCAAGAACACCATCGACGGCGAGGTGATGCCACGCTGCTTCGGCAACGGTGGTGACATCACCTATCTGGACTGGATGCTCTCGGCCTGGGGCTGGACCTTGAGCGTGGCCTTGCTGGCCCTGGTGGTGGCCCTGCTGGTGGGTTCGCTGATGGGCATCCTGCGCACCACGCCCAGCAAGCTGCTGGTGGCGATCGGCAATGCCTGGACCGAGCTGTTCCGCAACGTCCCGCTGCTGGTCCAGGTCTTCCTCTGGTACCACGTGCTGCCCTCGCTGATCACGCCGCTGCGCGGCGTGCCCAGCTTCATCCTGGTGGTGTTCGCGCTGGGCTTCTTCACCTCGGCGCGCGTGGCCGAGCAGGTCAAGGCCGGCATCCAGAGCCTGCCCAAGGGCCAGCGCTACGCGGGTCTGGCGATGGGCTTCAGCCTGCCGCAGACCTACCGCTATGTGCTGCTGCCGATGGCCTTCCGCATCGTCATCCCGCCGCTGACCAGCGAGAGCATGAACATCATCAAGAACTCCTCGGTCGCGTTCGCGGTGTCGATCGCCGAGCTGACGATGTTCGCGATGCAGGCGCAGGAGGAGACTTCGCGCGGCATCGAGGTCTACCTGGCCGTCACCGGCCTGTACTTCGTCTCCGCCTTCTTCATCAACCGCATCGCGCTGTTCATCGAGAACCGCGTCCAGGTGCCCGGCATGGTGGGGAGCAAGTGA
- a CDS encoding amino acid ABC transporter permease: MLNLDFAFLDWSVVSSFILKGLLFSVQLTLIAMVGGIALGTVLALMRLSGKKWLVIPAAFYVNTLRSIPLVMVILWFFLLIPMLIGKPMGAELSAIITFTVFEAAYFSEIMRAGIQSVSKGQVFAGYAMGMSYRQTMQLVVLPQAFRNMLPVLLTQTIILFQDTSLVYAIGAYDLLKGFEVAGKNFNRPVETYLVAALVYFIICFSLSMLVRRLQKKIAIIR, translated from the coding sequence ATGCTGAACCTCGACTTCGCATTCCTGGACTGGAGCGTCGTCTCCAGCTTCATCCTCAAGGGCCTGCTCTTCAGCGTGCAGCTGACGCTGATCGCGATGGTCGGCGGCATCGCACTGGGCACGGTGCTGGCGCTTATGCGCCTGTCGGGCAAGAAGTGGCTGGTCATCCCGGCCGCCTTCTATGTCAACACCCTGCGCTCGATCCCGCTGGTGATGGTGATCCTGTGGTTCTTCCTGCTGATCCCGATGCTGATCGGCAAGCCCATGGGCGCCGAGCTGTCGGCCATCATCACCTTCACGGTGTTCGAGGCGGCCTACTTCTCGGAGATCATGCGCGCCGGCATCCAGAGCGTGTCCAAGGGCCAGGTGTTCGCCGGCTACGCGATGGGCATGAGCTACCGCCAGACCATGCAGCTGGTGGTGCTGCCGCAGGCCTTCCGCAACATGCTGCCGGTGCTGCTGACGCAGACCATCATCCTGTTCCAGGACACCTCGCTGGTCTATGCGATCGGCGCCTATGACCTGCTGAAGGGCTTCGAGGTCGCCGGCAAGAACTTCAATCGCCCGGTCGAGACCTATCTGGTCGCCGCCCTGGTCTACTTCATCATCTGCTTCTCGCTGTCGATGCTGGTGCGCCGTCTGCAGAAGAAGATCGCCATCATCCGCTGA
- a CDS encoding 3'-5' exonuclease, giving the protein MMDRPLPFEQRPTPEQIAALPPYPALAPGQIQLLREPAQFAAAEHALRAAGHVGFDTESKPVFVAGAPQTGPDVVQFATREQAFIVQTSLPGAEDFLRAVIESDEIVKVGFGLASDRPQLQRRFGLRLGASIDLSYSVRRLGFKQAVGLKAAVAIVLGQRMSKSKKATTSNWANPRLTPQQLQYAANDAHASLLIYEALRKRSAC; this is encoded by the coding sequence ATGATGGACCGACCCCTGCCGTTCGAACAACGGCCCACGCCCGAACAGATCGCGGCCCTGCCACCCTATCCGGCGCTGGCGCCGGGCCAGATCCAGCTGCTGCGCGAGCCCGCGCAGTTCGCGGCCGCCGAGCACGCGCTGCGCGCCGCCGGCCATGTGGGCTTCGATACCGAGAGCAAGCCGGTCTTCGTCGCCGGCGCGCCGCAGACCGGGCCCGACGTGGTGCAGTTCGCGACCCGGGAGCAGGCCTTCATCGTGCAGACGAGCCTGCCCGGCGCGGAGGACTTCCTGCGCGCGGTGATCGAGTCGGACGAGATCGTCAAGGTCGGCTTCGGCCTGGCCTCGGACCGGCCGCAGCTGCAGCGCCGCTTCGGCCTGCGCCTGGGCGCGTCCATCGACCTCTCGTACAGCGTGCGGCGCCTGGGCTTCAAGCAGGCCGTCGGCCTGAAGGCGGCGGTGGCGATCGTGCTGGGCCAGCGCATGAGCAAGTCCAAGAAGGCCACCACCTCCAACTGGGCCAACCCGCGCCTGACGCCGCAGCAGCTGCAGTACGCGGCCAACGATGCCCATGCCTCGCTGCTGATCTACGAGGCCCTGCGCAAGCGCTCGGCCTGTTGA
- a CDS encoding amino acid ABC transporter ATP-binding protein translates to MIEIKNVSKWYGPFQVLTDCTTNIAKGEVVVVCGPSGSGKSTLIKTVNALEPIQQGDIIVDGVSVANPKTNLPRLRSRVGMVFQHFELFPHLSVTENLTIAQVKVLGRNMDDAKARGLKMLDRVGLMAHKDKFPGQLSGGQQQRVAIARALSMDPIVMLFDEPTSALDPEMVGEVLDVMVQLAHEGMTMMCVTHEMGFAKKVGHRVIFMDAGKIIEDCKKEEFFGNPEARSPRAKDFLAKILQH, encoded by the coding sequence ATGATCGAAATCAAGAACGTCTCCAAGTGGTACGGTCCCTTCCAGGTGCTGACCGACTGCACCACCAACATCGCCAAGGGCGAGGTGGTGGTGGTGTGCGGCCCCTCCGGCTCGGGCAAGTCCACCCTGATCAAGACCGTCAACGCGCTGGAGCCGATCCAGCAGGGCGACATCATCGTCGACGGCGTCTCGGTCGCGAACCCCAAGACCAACCTGCCGCGCCTGCGCTCGCGCGTCGGCATGGTGTTCCAGCATTTCGAGCTGTTCCCGCATCTGTCGGTGACCGAGAACCTGACCATCGCCCAGGTCAAGGTGCTGGGCCGCAATATGGACGATGCCAAGGCGCGCGGCCTGAAGATGCTGGACCGCGTCGGCCTGATGGCGCACAAGGACAAGTTTCCCGGCCAGCTCTCTGGCGGTCAGCAGCAGCGCGTGGCGATCGCGCGCGCGCTGTCGATGGACCCGATCGTGATGCTGTTCGACGAACCCACCTCGGCGCTGGATCCCGAGATGGTCGGCGAGGTGCTGGACGTGATGGTGCAGCTGGCCCATGAGGGCATGACGATGATGTGCGTGACGCACGAGATGGGCTTCGCCAAGAAGGTCGGCCACCGCGTGATCTTCATGGACGCCGGCAAGATCATCGAGGACTGCAAGAAGGAAGAGTTCTTCGGCAACCCCGAGGCGCGCTCGCCGCGCGCCAAGGACTTCCTCGCGAAGATCCTGCAGCATTAA
- a CDS encoding cupin domain-containing protein, translating to MDTPAFGRPQHFVVSHHDEAAFKGGGLRSYSTYRDLGTAEATSGLVRAHVIRMVAPFRPELSLRHHHEVQFQMVYCLKGWFETEFEGQGRHRLLAGSCWVQPPSIRHTVVGWSDDCELLEILMPAEHPTVNDP from the coding sequence ATGGACACTCCAGCATTCGGCCGCCCGCAGCATTTCGTCGTCAGCCATCATGACGAGGCGGCCTTCAAGGGTGGCGGCCTGCGCAGCTATTCGACCTACCGCGATCTCGGCACCGCGGAGGCGACAAGCGGCCTGGTGCGGGCGCATGTGATCCGCATGGTCGCGCCGTTCCGGCCGGAACTGAGCCTGCGCCACCATCACGAGGTCCAGTTCCAGATGGTCTACTGCCTGAAGGGCTGGTTCGAGACCGAGTTCGAGGGCCAGGGCCGGCATCGCCTGCTGGCTGGCTCCTGCTGGGTGCAGCCGCCCAGCATCCGCCACACCGTGGTCGGCTGGTCGGACGACTGCGAGCTGCTGGAGATCCTGATGCCGGCGGAGCACCCGACCGTCAACGATCCCTGA
- a CDS encoding acyl-CoA thioesterase, whose translation MSEQVQQAPASPRELVLRVMPMPADANANGDIFGGWIMAQVDLAGSVLPARISRGRVATVAVNEFIFKQPVSVGDLLSFYAQVTRVGRTSVTVHVEVVAERDPANPHVVKVTEANLTYVAIDREGKPRAFANPA comes from the coding sequence ATGTCCGAACAAGTCCAACAAGCCCCCGCCTCCCCGCGCGAACTGGTGCTGCGCGTGATGCCGATGCCGGCCGACGCCAATGCCAACGGCGATATCTTCGGCGGCTGGATCATGGCCCAGGTCGACTTGGCCGGCTCGGTGCTGCCGGCGCGCATCTCGCGCGGCCGCGTCGCCACCGTGGCCGTCAACGAATTCATCTTCAAGCAGCCGGTCTCGGTCGGCGACCTGCTGAGCTTCTACGCCCAGGTCACCCGCGTCGGCCGCACCTCGGTCACCGTGCATGTCGAGGTGGTCGCCGAGCGCGACCCCGCCAATCCCCATGTGGTCAAGGTCACCGAGGCCAACCTGACCTATGTGGCGATCGACCGCGAGGGCAAGCCCCGCGCCTTCGCCAACCCGGCCTGA
- a CDS encoding ABC transporter ATP-binding protein/permease, protein MRQASRRASPLLPPATAEGAPAAARSDWATIAKLLPYLWRYRWRVGLALGFMLAAKLSNVGVPVLLKSLVDSLSLKPGDPQALLVVPLSLLLAYGALRLSTSLFTEARELIFAKATEGTARSISLQVFRHLHALSLRFHLERQTGGMTRDIERGTRAVHSLISYSLYSIVPTLIEVVLVLGLLAYKFDAWFAWITLGALVFYIGFTVIVTEWRTKFRRRLNELDSVAHSKAIDSLLNYETVKYFNNEDFEAGRYDESLEQLRRTQLKAQSTLAFLNSGQQLIIALALVAMLWRATQGVVAGTMTLGDLVMVNAFMIQLYIPLNFLGVIYREIKQSLTDLDKMFGLLEREREVADAPDAAALRVEGAAVRFEHVDFAYEAARPILKDLSFEIPAGKKVAVVGPSGSGKSTLARLLYRFYDVDAGHVTIDGQDIRAVSQGSLRRAIGIVPQDTVLFNDTVAYNIAYGRPGATPEEIEAAARAAHIHDFIAAMPRGYETMVGERGLKLSGGEKQRVAIARTLLKNPPLLIFDEATSALDSRNERAIQAELEAVGRNKTVLVIAHRLSTIVDAHEILVMEAGRIIERGHHAQLLALDGRYAQMWRLQQAGGDEAGSPRPAV, encoded by the coding sequence ATGCGACAAGCCAGCCGCCGCGCCAGCCCCCTGCTGCCTCCCGCCACCGCCGAGGGCGCGCCAGCCGCGGCGCGCTCCGACTGGGCCACGATCGCCAAGCTGCTGCCCTATCTGTGGCGTTACCGCTGGAGGGTCGGGCTGGCGCTGGGCTTCATGCTGGCGGCCAAGCTCAGCAATGTTGGCGTGCCGGTGCTGCTGAAGTCGCTGGTGGACAGCCTGAGCCTGAAGCCCGGCGACCCGCAGGCACTGCTGGTGGTGCCGCTGAGCCTGCTGCTGGCCTATGGGGCGCTGCGCCTGTCGACCTCGCTGTTCACCGAGGCGCGCGAGCTGATCTTCGCGAAGGCCACCGAGGGCACGGCACGCTCGATCTCGCTGCAGGTGTTCCGCCATCTGCACGCCTTAAGCCTGCGCTTTCACCTGGAGCGCCAGACCGGTGGCATGACGCGCGACATCGAGCGCGGCACCCGCGCGGTTCATTCGCTGATCTCCTATTCGCTCTACAGCATCGTGCCGACCCTGATCGAGGTGGTGCTGGTGCTGGGACTGCTGGCCTACAAGTTCGACGCCTGGTTCGCCTGGATCACGCTCGGCGCGCTGGTGTTCTACATCGGCTTTACCGTGATCGTGACCGAATGGCGCACCAAGTTCCGGCGCCGGCTCAACGAGCTCGACTCGGTGGCGCACAGCAAGGCGATCGACTCGCTCTTGAACTACGAGACGGTCAAGTACTTCAACAACGAGGACTTCGAGGCGGGCCGCTACGACGAGAGTCTGGAGCAGCTGCGCCGCACCCAGCTGAAGGCGCAGAGCACCCTGGCCTTCCTGAACAGCGGCCAGCAGCTGATCATCGCGCTGGCCCTGGTGGCGATGCTGTGGCGCGCGACCCAGGGCGTGGTGGCGGGCACGATGACCCTGGGCGACCTGGTGATGGTGAACGCCTTCATGATCCAGCTCTACATCCCGCTGAACTTCCTGGGCGTGATCTACCGCGAGATCAAGCAGAGCCTGACCGACCTGGACAAGATGTTCGGCCTGCTGGAGCGCGAGCGCGAGGTGGCCGATGCGCCCGACGCCGCGGCGCTGCGGGTGGAGGGGGCGGCGGTGCGCTTCGAGCATGTCGACTTCGCCTACGAGGCGGCGCGCCCGATCTTGAAGGACCTGAGCTTCGAGATCCCGGCCGGCAAGAAGGTGGCGGTGGTCGGCCCCAGCGGTTCGGGCAAGAGCACCCTGGCGCGGCTGCTGTACCGCTTCTACGACGTCGATGCCGGCCACGTCACGATCGACGGGCAAGACATCCGCGCGGTGAGCCAGGGCTCGCTGCGGCGCGCGATCGGCATCGTGCCGCAGGACACGGTGCTGTTCAACGACACGGTGGCCTACAACATCGCCTACGGCCGGCCCGGCGCCACGCCCGAGGAGATCGAGGCGGCGGCGCGCGCGGCGCATATCCACGACTTCATCGCCGCGATGCCGCGCGGCTACGAGACCATGGTGGGCGAGCGCGGGCTCAAGCTCAGCGGCGGCGAGAAGCAGCGCGTCGCGATCGCGCGCACCCTGCTGAAGAATCCGCCGCTCTTGATCTTCGACGAAGCCACCTCGGCGCTGGACTCGCGCAACGAGCGCGCGATCCAGGCCGAGCTGGAGGCGGTGGGGCGCAACAAGACGGTGCTGGTGATCGCGCACCGGCTCTCCACCATCGTCGACGCGCACGAGATCCTGGTGATGGAGGCCGGCCGCATCATCGAGCGCGGCCACCATGCGCAGCTGCTGGCGCTGGACGGGCGCTATGCGCAGATGTGGCGGCTGCAGCAGGCCGGCGGGGACGAGGCGGGCAGCCCGCGGCCGGCGGTCTGA
- a CDS encoding NADPH:quinone reductase, whose product MLELGELPRPEPGPGEVRVRLRSSGVNPSDVKTRQARPLDGPLVVPHSDGAGLIDSVGAGAGAGVSARRIGERVWLWNAQWRRTLGTAAEYVALPEAQAVPLPDTVDDAAGACLGIPAMTAFHAVERLGELAGQTVLVIGASSSVGHYAAKLAAQAGARVIGTVGSAAKAVHAERAGVAATIDYKREAVGARLLELTAGRGVDAIIDTDFASTVHLLSEGVLRPHGQLVSYGSNSYAEIPIPYRQLLFGSIGLQLFLVYELSPAAREAAVAGLGRLLVQGRLQHTIGGRWPLAGIAAAHEAVEQGALIGNAILEIAP is encoded by the coding sequence GTGCTGGAGCTTGGCGAACTGCCACGACCCGAGCCGGGGCCGGGCGAGGTACGGGTGCGGCTGCGCAGCTCCGGCGTCAACCCTTCGGACGTCAAGACCCGGCAAGCCCGGCCGCTGGACGGGCCCCTGGTCGTGCCGCACAGCGATGGCGCGGGGCTGATCGACTCGGTCGGCGCCGGCGCCGGCGCCGGCGTCTCGGCGCGGCGAATCGGCGAGCGGGTCTGGCTCTGGAACGCGCAGTGGCGGCGCACCCTGGGCACGGCGGCCGAGTATGTGGCCCTGCCCGAGGCGCAGGCCGTGCCGCTGCCCGATACGGTGGACGATGCGGCGGGGGCCTGCCTGGGCATCCCGGCGATGACCGCCTTTCACGCCGTCGAGCGCCTGGGCGAGTTGGCGGGCCAGACGGTGCTGGTGATCGGCGCCTCGTCCTCGGTCGGCCATTACGCCGCCAAGCTGGCCGCGCAGGCCGGCGCGCGGGTGATCGGCACGGTGGGCTCCGCGGCCAAGGCCGTGCATGCCGAGCGGGCCGGCGTCGCCGCCACGATCGACTACAAGCGCGAGGCGGTCGGCGCGCGCCTGCTGGAGCTGACGGCGGGGCGCGGCGTCGACGCCATCATCGACACGGACTTTGCCTCCACGGTGCACCTGCTGTCGGAGGGCGTGCTGCGCCCGCATGGGCAGCTGGTCAGCTACGGCTCGAACAGCTATGCCGAGATCCCGATTCCCTACCGCCAGCTGCTGTTCGGCTCGATCGGCCTGCAGCTCTTCCTCGTCTACGAGCTGAGCCCGGCGGCGCGCGAGGCCGCCGTGGCGGGGCTGGGCCGGCTGCTGGTGCAGGGCCGGTTGCAGCACACGATCGGCGGGCGCTGGCCGCTGGCCGGCATCGCGGCCGCGCATGAGGCCGTCGAGCAGGGCGCGCTGATCGGCAATGCGATCCTCGAGATCGCGCCCTAG
- a CDS encoding LysR substrate-binding domain-containing protein, with translation METKWLEDFVSLAETRSFSRSAQLRHVTQPAFSRRIQALEAWAGVDLVDRSSYPTRLTAAGETLLDQAIEILGSLQATRNMLRSHQAAGQDMIEFAVPHSLAFSFFPHWLMDLRQRFGAVKSRLNALNVHDAMLQLSEGNCDLLLVYHHASQPLQLDPERYEMASLGVETLAAYAKADPQGRPLFGLPGHPGQKIPFLAYASGAYLGRLVELIVKDSPTALNLDAIYETDMAEGLKAMALEGHGVAFLPASSVKKELKSRRLVQATEPGEYELSMELRIYRERPEVARRSKPAALALWEFLTQRA, from the coding sequence GTGGAAACCAAATGGCTTGAAGACTTCGTCAGCCTGGCGGAGACGCGCAGCTTTTCGCGCTCCGCACAGCTCAGACATGTGACCCAACCGGCGTTCTCGCGCCGCATCCAGGCGCTGGAGGCCTGGGCCGGGGTGGATCTGGTGGACCGCAGCTCCTATCCGACGCGGCTGACCGCCGCCGGCGAGACCCTGCTGGACCAGGCGATCGAGATCCTGGGCAGCCTGCAGGCGACGCGCAATATGCTGCGCAGCCACCAGGCGGCCGGGCAGGACATGATCGAGTTCGCGGTGCCGCATTCGCTGGCCTTCAGCTTCTTCCCGCATTGGCTGATGGACCTGCGCCAGCGCTTCGGCGCGGTCAAGAGCCGGCTCAATGCGCTGAACGTGCACGACGCGATGCTGCAGCTCAGCGAGGGCAACTGCGACCTGCTGCTGGTCTATCACCATGCCAGCCAGCCGCTGCAGCTGGACCCGGAGCGCTACGAGATGGCCTCGCTGGGCGTCGAGACCCTGGCCGCCTATGCCAAGGCCGACCCGCAGGGGCGGCCGCTGTTCGGCCTGCCGGGCCATCCGGGCCAGAAGATCCCCTTCCTCGCCTATGCCTCGGGCGCCTACCTGGGCCGGCTGGTGGAGCTGATCGTCAAGGATTCGCCGACCGCGCTGAACCTGGACGCGATCTACGAGACCGACATGGCCGAGGGCCTGAAGGCGATGGCGCTGGAGGGCCATGGCGTGGCCTTCCTGCCGGCCAGCTCGGTCAAGAAGGAGCTGAAGTCGCGCCGCCTGGTGCAGGCGACCGAGCCCGGCGAGTACGAGCTGAGCATGGAGCTGCGCATCTACCGCGAGCGGCCGGAAGTCGCGCGGCGCAGCAAGCCGGCGGCGCTGGCGCTGTGGGAGTTCCTTACCCAGCGCGCCTGA
- a CDS encoding amino acid ABC transporter substrate-binding protein: protein MKKTLLVLAVAAAAGVAHADDTLKKIKDSGAVTMGVRESSGALSYTLGDGKYVGYHVEICQKVLADVQKQLGLAKLDIKYQPVTSQNRIPLVQNGTVDIECGSTTNNTARQKDVAFAVTTFVEEVRIAVKANSGITNIAQLNGKTIATTTGTTSVQTLRKHERATGVDFKEVFGKDHADSFLLMESGRADAFVMDGAILAGNIAKAKNPAEFKIVGEVLSVEPIAIMIRKDDPAFKKAVDDSIKAQMKSGDLAKLWNKWFEQPIPPANTKVGMPANENTKAAWANPNDKPMEDYAKR from the coding sequence ATGAAGAAGACATTGCTTGTGCTGGCCGTCGCGGCCGCTGCCGGTGTGGCGCATGCCGATGACACGCTGAAGAAGATCAAGGACAGCGGCGCGGTCACCATGGGCGTGCGCGAATCTTCCGGCGCGCTGTCTTACACCCTGGGCGACGGCAAGTATGTCGGCTATCACGTCGAGATCTGCCAGAAGGTGCTGGCCGATGTGCAGAAGCAGCTGGGCCTGGCCAAGCTGGACATCAAGTACCAGCCGGTCACCTCGCAGAACCGCATCCCGCTGGTGCAGAACGGCACCGTCGACATCGAGTGCGGCTCGACCACCAACAACACCGCCCGCCAGAAGGACGTGGCCTTCGCCGTCACCACCTTCGTCGAGGAAGTGCGCATCGCCGTCAAGGCCAACTCGGGCATCACGAATATTGCCCAGCTGAACGGCAAGACCATCGCCACCACCACCGGCACGACCTCGGTGCAGACCCTGCGCAAGCATGAGCGCGCCACCGGCGTGGACTTCAAGGAAGTGTTCGGCAAGGACCATGCCGACAGCTTCCTGCTGATGGAATCGGGCCGTGCCGACGCCTTCGTGATGGACGGCGCGATCCTGGCCGGCAATATCGCCAAGGCCAAGAACCCGGCCGAGTTCAAGATCGTCGGCGAGGTGCTGTCGGTCGAGCCGATCGCGATCATGATCCGCAAGGACGACCCCGCGTTCAAGAAGGCCGTCGACGACAGCATCAAGGCCCAGATGAAGTCGGGCGACCTCGCCAAGCTGTGGAACAAGTGGTTCGAACAGCCCATCCCGCCGGCCAACACCAAGGTCGGCATGCCCGCCAACGAGAACACCAAGGCGGCCTGGGCCAACCCGAACGACAAGCCGATGGAAGATTACGCCAAGAGGTAA
- a CDS encoding FAD-binding oxidoreductase, giving the protein MRRSVLILGGGAIGSAVAAHLAALAPARFEITVLERDPGYALASSARSAASIRQQFSTPLNIALSQYGLQVLRELGPQAALVEQGYLYLAGSAAGAEQLARQRALQAGLGADIELLEPAALAARWPWLHTQDLTLGAWGRSGEGWFDGWGLLQHFRRRALAAGVRYLPAEAAALEREASGALAGVRGRDGALLQADLYVLACGAWSGALAATAGLAVPVQAKRRSVYAFHTPERAAGCPLVIDPSGLWFRPEGAHGQFICGGPPLDAADPADLPLDPEPELFEQRLWPALAARVPGFESLRQQRAWAGYYEMNGFDHNGLVGPLAACPNLLLACGFSGHGLQHAPGIGRGLAEWIACGAYQSLDLAPLTPDRIAAGRPYLELNVI; this is encoded by the coding sequence ATGCGGCGCAGCGTCCTGATCCTCGGCGGCGGCGCCATCGGCAGCGCCGTCGCGGCCCATCTGGCCGCGCTCGCGCCCGCGCGCTTCGAGATCACGGTGCTGGAGCGCGACCCGGGCTATGCCCTCGCCTCCTCGGCCCGCTCGGCCGCCTCGATCCGCCAGCAGTTCTCGACCCCGCTGAACATCGCGCTGTCCCAGTACGGGCTGCAGGTGCTGCGCGAGCTGGGCCCTCAGGCGGCCCTGGTCGAGCAAGGCTATCTCTACCTGGCCGGCAGCGCGGCCGGCGCCGAGCAGCTGGCCCGCCAGCGGGCACTGCAGGCCGGACTGGGCGCCGACATCGAGCTGCTGGAGCCCGCCGCGCTGGCCGCGCGCTGGCCCTGGCTGCACACGCAAGACCTGACCCTGGGCGCCTGGGGCCGCAGCGGCGAGGGCTGGTTCGACGGCTGGGGCCTGCTGCAGCATTTCCGCCGCCGGGCCCTGGCCGCGGGCGTGCGCTATCTGCCGGCCGAGGCCGCCGCGCTGGAGCGCGAGGCTAGCGGCGCGCTAGCGGGCGTGCGTGGCCGCGACGGCGCCCTGCTGCAGGCCGATCTCTATGTGCTGGCCTGCGGCGCCTGGTCCGGCGCGCTGGCCGCCACCGCGGGCCTGGCCGTGCCGGTGCAGGCCAAGCGGCGCAGCGTCTACGCCTTCCACACGCCGGAGCGCGCCGCCGGCTGCCCGCTGGTGATCGACCCGTCCGGCCTCTGGTTCCGCCCCGAGGGCGCCCATGGCCAGTTCATCTGTGGCGGCCCGCCGCTGGACGCGGCCGATCCCGCCGACCTGCCGCTGGACCCGGAGCCCGAGCTCTTCGAGCAGCGCCTGTGGCCGGCACTGGCCGCGCGCGTGCCCGGCTTCGAGAGCCTGCGCCAGCAGCGCGCCTGGGCCGGCTATTACGAGATGAACGGCTTCGACCACAACGGCCTGGTCGGCCCGCTGGCGGCCTGTCCGAACCTGCTGCTGGCCTGCGGCTTCTCGGGCCATGGGCTGCAGCATGCACCGGGCATCGGCCGCGGCCTGGCCGAGTGGATCGCCTGCGGCGCCTACCAGAGTCTGGACCTGGCGCCGCTGACACCCGACCGCATCGCGGCCGGGCGCCCCTATCTCGAGCTCAATGTGATCTGA